The window TTCTACGAAATATCCTATCAGGTTCCGGGTCAAACATCTAACCCATTGCATTCAAGCAAAAGTACCCGAGATCAgaaacaaccaaaaagaaaaattaaacttGACTAAATAAACAATAAAACCCAAATCTAGTAAagtagttaatttctaagtctcCAGCAACGACATAAAAAATTTGTTGATCCCAAATACACACACAAGTATACATGCTCGATAagtaataaagtaataaaaaagagtgtcgaacccacataAACTTGTAGTTAACTACCTACTAATTCAACTAAAATTATTAGTCAACTAAGTGGATCAAAGGTTGAGTTTTGATATGAAACTATGgatgcaaaataaaaaaaaaatattaaactaGGACAACAAAGAATTATTGTTTAGAGTTACTTCAGTAGAGATGAATATTTTAGGGTAGTAGTTGATTCACCAATCTTATTTAGTTCTAGTTAAATCCCTTTCAATTCGAATCGCTTATGACTACTAATTAACCAGATTATATTTACTCTTAGTATTCTCTCAAATTATTACTTGCCTGCTCAAGATAGGTTAATGCCTTGAATGCATTAAGATCATAGTATTCAATTAAGCATGGTGACTATGTGTAAttctatcctaaccacaaatctgtCCCTAACTTTAGAGATAAGATCATGCTTTATTTAACTCTTCTCTAATCTAAAAATAACTTTTCAAGCATAATCTAGATAGTCAATAGAACTTAATTATTAGCTAGACAATCAAGCAATTAAACATAGAGTTAAAAAATAACCATGTAATAGTAATTCGTATTAAAGGCAAAAATAACAATCAAATGTCAATTTCATGGCTAACCACAACCCCGTAACGAAGGGATTTGGCCACGCATAATCATCGTAACAAATTTGCAAGCATTTGAATAATTAAAGTACTAAGAAAATACGAATGGTAGAAGAACTCTCTTAACTTTGCTGCAACTTGCTCCTAATATGTGTTTTGCCTGTTTTCCTCAAAATTAGgtttagaaattattttatacAAGTTATGGGCGTGTAACACCGAAAAAACCCTCTCCAAGTTGAAATAGGACAGTTCCCGGATGCAGGCTCTGGCAAGCGTGTCGCGCTAGGCAGGGTGCTGGCTTTTTCTTATGCTTTTGCAAAATCTGTTCCTAACGCTGTAAAATCTGGGCATTGGACTTGCACTTTGtctagttttcttctttttctgcttTAACTCGTGCACATTTATTTCATTTCGCTCCCAATCGATTCCTACACATATGAACACTGAAATTAAGTTGAACTAATCACATATGAGGCGACACGTATAAAATACATACtttaaatattagttaattacattgatatgtgaaaaatatttatattgttAACATATTTGATAGCCAACTCAATGATTTAGGATTGTGATCACATATATAGATTTCACATAAGAGGATCCACTTAATCTATACCATATTAAAAGTACAAAGTTAAATATTGTTCGCCTTTAATACCCTTTAagaatatattttatattgaatAAAGTAGTAATTTtagttattttcctaatatgcaggaatagtcatttaattatttttctaatatttagggacaatcatttaattatttgcctaatatttaggactttggtATGGAAAatcatataattatttaattcGAGTTCTTTCAATTTTCTTCCGGTTCTAGGAGTCCTTCACTATCAAAATCTTTTTAAACGTAGAAGTATTTTATAAGTATACGAgtattatcttcttcttttttttttgtaatgttTTTTGTTTAAGAGTCATTTTTGTCCATTTCttattcaacttttttttttggttaaaagttTTAGGTTTAGTGttgcttattttcttttctttttcaaaattcctttttttcgtataattatgtaattttattatacaAATGAGTTacaataatttataatttttataatctattggaaataattcaataatatttattattaattaacaaaATAAAACAACTTGCATTTtactcttgattttttttattttctataaatttgctAATCCTGTTTGACTCTTCTAAAATGAACTTGTGAATAACTTTTCATAAACAAAAATCATAAGTTTTCAAGTATTATATGTGATTGCTGAAATTGGAAAAGAAGCATGATAACTTATGAATTTAAAGTGAgtgaattaaaaaattaaaataaagtttTAGGTCAATACATTGACCGATGATTGAAAAATCGTATGAAGATTCATCATTTTAGAGAatattaacttttattttattattcaaacataattttttgattattatttatataatattttaaaattcttTCTTATAATCATTGACATGGATACATGCGCAAAACGCATATCATAAAACTAGTGACTTGATAAAAGTGTCATAACTACTAAAGTGTAAATAATACTCTTTGGATTCAACAAATTAGTTTTCATTTTCATAATAAGCACTCAAAACAAATACGActtcaatatttttttattattatcttctaaCTTTTGTACTTGAGAATTATCAAACTGATATATAATTTTGCTTCTACTAGTTAGTACTCTATAAAAATTTAACTAGAAGACAtatttttttcccaaaaagtgTTACTTCTTTTAGTTATATGTCATCTCTAATAAaagtcctttttttcttttctagtttTAAATTCCTTCTTAATAAATGTCTTTTTTCTCCTACCATTTTGAGCGATTTTCTAAGCCACAGGTATAGGTTTTAGCAATGCAATTAGGATATCTTTCTATCAATGTTTTATACTCATAAATGCAATTAGATTGAACCTCAGATCAAATATTAGGGACCATTACATACAATGACTAAAATAGTGAGACAAACTGCATTTATACAAATATTCAGGGACCAAAAGGTTAATATTTATTCCGAATAGAAACCTTTTTCAGTAGAAGATTCTTTTTTATCGGCgtccaaaaaatccgaaattccgGCATCCAGTTCCGTCAAATTTCATTCAATGAAGTCAGAATCCCCCGTCGTTGATAGAACCTCCGTCACCTTGAGGCTACAGCCCCCGCCTCCGCAATCTCAGCCGTCCAAAATCATTTTGGCTGACCTCAACGTTGATCCTCCTGATTCCGACGGCAATGATTATGTACCCGTCGCTGCTGTGTCTCCTACAAGTTTCTCCAGGTTCTACTTGAGACTTTTCTGTTTTCTTCTGTCTATCGTTCTTTCAAAATTCTTatgaaaataaattgaagaaaAGCTGAGAAAAGAGATAAGAGACTTGAACTGTTCAGagctttctgcttcttcttttttgagGTAAACTATAGTCTAGTTTGTATATCATATAAGGTAGTTTCAGATTTTAATCTTTTCAAAGAGGACTAGGCTTGATTCTACATTTCCACTGTACTAGTACACTACTGGCTTGGGATATTCTGTATGAATTTGGAAGTCCTAGTATAAATTACTTGCAACTTTTTGCAGTTGAAATTACTAAAATAGTATAAAAAAGATCATATTCAAAGTAAAAGCTCTTTGATTCACCAAATAATAAGTGTGTCATTCCTTTGGGTTGGAAGTAGTGGTAAGTGAAGATGGCCCTACTTTGTACTATTGTTAGGATATGTTATTAAAATTTCAGCTGGCAGCCATGTAAAGGAGTCCTTATACCGGCAGAGGTAATTGACCTCGACCATGATGCTTTATGTTGCTTTTCTCTTTAGCTCTATTAGGTTGACATTATTGTTgggataatttattttatgacttttaaaCAGGTTCTAATATATTTGCAGGGTAATAGCTGATGAAATATTTCAGGATAAGTTGAAAAAAGACATAGAGGTTGCAGACACAGAAGGTAAACAATTGAAAAAAATGGGAAAATGCCGTTCAAGAATGGGTAAGTTAGATTGTCCTCCTGACTGTAGTGGAGCTGATGCAGAGCCTGATCATAATGTTCAAGGTGTACCTTCGTCTCGGGAAGAAAAAGTTAGCAGCCTTAAAACTGTAAGTTGTATTTTGAGCCATTTATCTTTACTGTATTGATAGCTGGACAAGCTTGATAGGCGATTGTGCCAGTAAAATCGTCTTCCTACCTTTTCCGATAAATAAGGGTAATTGTGCTTGTAAAATCATCTTATTTTAATTTAAGAGAAAAGAGAACACCTTCTTGGTGCAGTTGTTTAAACTTTGCCATGATTAATCTACTTTGTTTGTAGGGCTTGATACACGTTGCACGAAAAATGCCAAAGAACGCACATTCTCATTTTGTACTTGGCTTGATGTATCAAAGGATGGGTCAGCCTCAAAAGGTAGCTTTTGGATTGCGCTGTTCTTTCTGTGGGTCAGTTTTCATTTTCTCTTGCACTGAACAGCTCATTCTAGGCAATTCTGGCATATGAGAAAGCGGAAGAAATTTTAGTTCGCCCTGAGGAAGAAATAGATCGGCCAGAGTTGCTTTCATTAGTCCAGGTTCATCGTGCACAGGTATGACTGAACTTACAGTGAAAGAAATTGCACGTCAACATTTCTCTATtagttttttctttaaaaattaatcgAGTAATTACTGCTACTCATATATTTTTCACATCTCTTCCACCATGCAGTGTATTCTGCTTGGAACGTTGGAAGATTGCAGTTCAGATGAGGAATTAGACCCTGAAGAGCTTGAAAATATTCTAGCTAAACTTAAGGAGGCTGTGAAATCTGATGTTACGCAGGTGTCTATTTGGAATGCTCTTGGCATAATACTTCTTAGAACTGGTCGTTTGCAGGTGCAGCCGCGTTAATTTTGTTCTTACTCATTGACGTACTTGGAACTTTCTCTGATTATCTTTTGACACTTATGGTTTCTGTTGAGTGCTATATCAGTTTTCTCAACTTTGTTGGACATATCCCCAGACAACCTGGATTGCCTTGGTAATCTTGGAATTGCTTGTCTCCGGAGGTATAAAGGGACATTCCTTTTTACTGGTTTTAGGCTACTTACTGTATTATTGAAAGTATATATTAATGTCATCATTCCAATATTCTCTTGCGTTTTGATTAAATTAGAGTAATGAAAAAAGGGATTGACATAGAAGCTAAAAGCAAATTGGAGAGGTAGAGAGGATGTTGtattttatgttttgaaaagAGCAAAGACACAAAATATCCTATTTGTTGAATGATATTTCTACTAATGTTGcaactgaaaaggaaaaaaaatctagGAGAACTTATATCTTAAACACTTGTAgggagattagtttgtttttggGCTGAAAAACTATTGATGCATCATTCTACAGCATATGGACTTCGTGATTAGTTCGAATTGAGTGTCTTATTGGGAATGACTCACTTACAAGTTACAATCCTCTTTTTTCGTGGAAATTTTTTATTATACTGTTCGATTCTACTGAGGTGTAAATCTTCTTGGTTATAATGCCTAAGCTGTCCAACCTGGTAATGGGGCTCTTAGGTGCTGACTCCGATCGCATCATTGGCAAAAACCATGCAATAGCTTCAGTTAGAGCAGAGCTCAAGATGGGATAGATGAAAATGTCAGAAGCTTACCGCTCAAAAAACAAAGTATACTGACCTTAGATTTCTAAAAAGTATAATGTCTTCTGATGGCATTATCGTCGTTCCATTAAAAGAGAAGTATTTATCTTTTAGCCAGGGAGACCATTTTGTGGAAGTAATCTACTTATTCCACCATTATGGGAGAACCTTGAGGGATCCCTGACTCAACCACTTCCTAATAATCTATTATGGGAGAACCTCGAGGGATCCCTGACTCAACCACTTCCTAATAATCTTCCTTCATAGCAAATCCTATGAGCTTACACAATCAGCGAAATTAGATCTTGCAAATGGTGAAAACAGTTACCCATTTTAGGCTGTCACCATTCTTGAGAATCAGCTTAACCAATCATGGACTTGAGTGGGATTTTAGGACTCCGGGAAAGGTTGATCAAATACTTCGTTCAATATAGCTTCTACCACTGATTACATTGTCTTTATCGCACTCATTGGCTGCAAGCTTCTATGCTTTTATTGGCTGCCATACGCTGGTATTTGGATCTAATGCATATTCTATTTTCTGATTCTCTgtctgtctttttcttttcttgttttttcttagactagtatctatgaacgtgcgttgcacgttaataatgacacgtgatgctttaaacatttatttatatgaaggaacaataaaatttaattaatgagagaaattttatgcataataaaacaacaatcatctaaatgccgaaaatattattacattagcataatacatgaatttaaaataaaaggacattatcaaaacttacacaaacgATCAATTTTGTCaagttagttagataattatatattatagtttaaaagtatttaatgtgatggtatcttaacgaacacttctttgtggacaatatttttttgtgtatgtttcctcctaatgtgttggttgctctgccttaaccagaattcttgttgtcgatcttgatatcccttttgaaagtgcaacatacagttgttcgtgcaagaaaatatattgcgtTAAATATAGTCCAATTTGACCTATAAATTATTCAACATACAGttaacctatatacaatggaagatcaattttaacttagtctattatatatacagCGACAataacatacgtaagaaataaaaaacttgacaacaaacatgtatggtagaagaccatttggtattaaagtatttaagtattcttctttgtagtaattattggtatcattttctgctgagtcaaaaactgaaaaatattttgtttttactataaaattttgcaatcaaccttttatttagttgatcaacatattcatttctgctagctaagatatcttttttaattctatcatgcgatttgcacaaaATCTAATGATAgcgatatttctcttattaaatgcaccaCTATGACCATTgagattgataaccaagtgtttaGGAAGAACCATACcatattttattggatgctcttcttcgtttccgacacgaagcaagaagacactgaatactggatatgttcttactttatatttcttgtcagttaaATCTTTTTCGtttgaggccagaagtataactttggcaagctagcttttaaaGTCTcgacttttgttgattttggaactactggtactacttgacagaaatcacctcccaaaccattaatttttcaccaaacggttcattaatatccaatatatctctagacCTCCGGGGCAATTATTTCGATcatttgacacttagccataagtggttcatcccatattatcgattttactttccttataaatttagcacaattgctttgctttgatatatttgtgatggttatttaagttgtttgaagaggtatatcaaatctaaagtgggtggcctcacaataaaatcgttgttggtacaccacttgccattattgctaacagtgtcatgcctcttgatatgatatttgcaagtaattcatgacattgaaatattatttcgattccgccggaggtatctacaaagaataatcttgttataccagagtcgactctttataatatagtcttgaaagcttgttcttgtttaggatttagctttgattgtgcttcctcagacacttgtattgcattttgattcttaataatattctaacctttttactttgtgttttaacgctctttttatggaataaatttatatatcctaagatttttttttaacttgaataagaattttactcatatgatgaatttaagaaataattgaattggattcttttgctaaataattaattaaaagatataattatttggttttaacataaaaaataatttattctatgttgattcagatcttaatattagttcatctcttattttgaatatttaatcttaattataattttatccaccataaattttattttcaatgagtaaaagattgatatgacatttcacttttagatctttatgtttatagaatcattagtggtattgactcttaccaacctttgtttttctctttctcacacatttatattcttaaatattttcttatttattttttaatactacacgaaaaattaattgaaacatattatttgagtagaaaaatagttcaaatataaaataaaatatattatcgtgggggtattttttttctcaatttcaactctttatgcagtctatttaacattacttttattttttcttcgtattggacattatgtagtggtaatgtattgccaatacgaaggattcttatgaaattaattttattaactttcctacatatttttaatgagaatttaatagacaattttattaatttaaaatcttaaatataaaaaattagcatagaaggtattatagtccaaaaaataggttattgcagttatgtcctttccctatgagttcttccgtttaatattttagggatattttgatatattaatattgtatttataattttataataatgtaGGGATTCattttttctaaatggatttggacaatataatacattctcaaattaaattagtaataggacattttaatatgttttcaaattaaattagtaataggaatttttaagaagtatatcctaaaagtaataggattacatgacaaaagatatttacttgttcaattttatatgaattaaataACGATAAGTCCTTTTGCATTTAATTTGAAGCTAGCGTGAGTAGTaacctaaaactaataggattataaggctaatatctagaattccggttatgtccttttattatgaattattatgcttaatattataaggttatttttgtaaaccgacattgtattcatgcttttataataatataactTGATTGCAGATAGAAGTTGCAAGTATTAATTAGGTTGGGGGGTGGGGGGGTTCTGCTGCTGTTTAACAGCTTTATTAGATATGCTAACTGATTAATATTTCATCAGGCACATCTTCCTATATTGTTCACTTGAGCTACTTTCTTTCCTGAATTGAATCAATTTAACAATGTCTTTCCAGTGGGAATTTAGAGCTTTCAGAAAAGTGCTTCCAAGATCTGCTTCTAAAAGATCAGAACCATCCTACTGCTTTAATCAATTATGCCGCCCTTCTCTTATATAAATTTGGTTCAGTAGTTGCAGGTAAAAGGATTTTATCTGTTTCATAATTTATATCCTTAGGCTATCAGATTTATGTTTACGGATTCACTGCAAAAAGTATTATTATTGTGCTCATTAGCATGTGTTCTACATGATGtaaaaatttaaaagaataagGAAACAAAGAGTAAAGAGTAAGCGTTGGCTGTTAGTTTCAGGTGCGGGGGCAAATGCTCTTGATGGAACTTCTGCAGATCAAGTCATtgcagccaatgtggccaaaGAATGTTTACTAGCAGCTttaaatatgtgaaaaatatatatatagatgtgcttCATCCGCTTCATCTtcacaaaaaactagtcaaaacaatctattatacgctacttagaagctcaagtaacttgagtcaaaaagaataaagttttctacatggagtaacaaaaaggatgactaaccttCAATTTGAAGTTTTGAACTTTGATCTTGCTGCAATGAAGGAGAATAGaattctctttgtatttgtaaaaaaaaattgaatattcgctggttttgggagatattagcagactagcggacaagataaagaagtgggaaagaccatgaattggggcttcaatcaataaaaaaggtattgacttttaaatttaatacatttcagttcccttttaaaacttttgagtaattaccatgctgaattttgaaaatttgggtattatatgaaggacttattcaataaattttgtttttatttgaaaaaatctCTAGGCTTACGCCTCACTAAAACAACTCGCCTCAAACGCCCGGGCTTACGCCCCGAACCCCCGGGCGTACGCCCCGAATTGCTGAGGGTACGCCTCTTGAGattttcgccccacaccatcgccccggggCGTTTTTGGTGCGCCTCGCCCTAGGGCTCGCCCCGAAAACGCCTTTCAAAACACTGGTAAATATTTGAAAGAATAAGAAAACAGAGAGTAAAGAGTAAGCATTTGGCTGTTAGTTTCAGGTGCGGGGGCAAATGCTCTTGATAGAACAACTGCAGATCAAGTCAttgcagccaatgtggccagagAATGTTTACTAGCAGCTTTAAAAGCGGACTCAAAAGCTGCTCACACTTGGACAAATCTAGCTAATGCTTATTACTTGATGGGTGATCATAGGAGCTCTGCCAAATGCTTGGAAAAggtgcttcttttcttttccttttttggaTAAGGAAGGCTACAAACAGCTCGAAACCTCCTTTTATCTGTTGTTACAAGATATTGGTTCCTAGACTTCTTAAATAGATGCACTAATGTTGTCCTTGTATAAGtaatttaacttcttttttttgcTATAATGCGTAGGCAGGAAAAATCGAGCCTAATTGCTTAGCAACAAGATATGCGGTTGGAGTTCACCGCATCAGGGATGCAGAGAGGTCCCAGAATCCCAATGAGCAGCTCTCATGGGCTGGGAATGAAATGGCCTCGATACTAAGAGAAGGAGATTCTACTTCAATAGAGTCTCCAATAGCATGGGCTGGTCTTGCCATGGTCCACAGGGCCCAACACGAAATTGTGGCAGGATTTGAAATAGAGCATAATGAATTGGTGGAAGTCAAGGAGCATGCAATCTACAGTCTAAAGCAAGTAGGCgttaaatttttatatttctaactGATACTTATTGCTTAGTTTGGTAAATTCAGATTCCGGTAGGGGATAGGTTATTTATTGGTTGATTATATGATAAGGTGATCTATATATATTTCCTCTGTGGTGCAACTGGTAACAGACCAGGTTGCTTAGGAGTTTGAACTgcttgaactttttttttttttttttacagtgAAAGGAACTTAGTTTTTTACTCTTTCTTGCCTGACTTTATTGCATTAAAGCTATTCTACTACCTTACATCTGCTTCCtgacttttgattttcattattttctgTTACACTCTTGAAAGATGAAGTTTGGACTGAGGACTTGATTtcatatttctgatttttcaaatgACAGGCAATAGCTGAAGATCCTGCCGATGCTGTTCAATGGCATCAACTTGGCCTTCATAGTCTTTGTTCCCAACAATTTAGGACGTCTCAAAAGTACCTCAAGGCTGCAGTTGCACGTCGTAAGGACTGCACGTATGCCTGGTCAAATCTTGGTAAATGCATTTTACTCAATGTCATCCACATCTCTTTTCCACCTCTTTTCTTTCCCAGTTTTAGTTATCGTGAATATAGCCTTCATATCTTCTGAAAAGAAATTGCACTCTAGGTATTTCACTGCAACTGTCCGAGGAGTCTTCTCCAGCTGAAGAGGTTTATATACAGGCCTTGTCACTAGCTACATCAAAACAAGCGCACACAATATTTTCAAACCTTGGGAACCTCTATCGGCAGATAAAACAGTATGAACGTGCAAAGGCAATGTTCACCAAATCACTTGAACTGCAGCCTGGGTATGCACCAGCTTTAAACAATTTAGGTCTTGTATGTGTTGCTGAAGGAAAATGGGAAGAAGCCAAGAACTGTTTCAACAAGGCGATCCAGGCAGATCCACTGCTTGATGCTGCTAAATCCAACATGTATAAAGCTTCTAGCATGTTCAAGATGCATACCAGCATGTCATGATGTCTCTGATTCATTGTATGATAATTTGCCCCCCTGTAATTATTTTGTACTGGGAATTATCAgccaaaagaaaagggaaagaaaaagaggAGTAGAGAATTGCAGATTTTGAGATTTAGATATCTCAGCTTTTTGGACTTCAGTTTGGATAACTTAGCTCCTTCTGCAGTGTTAGCAAAGTAGAGGTTTCTTTCTTTAAACTTATGTCTCCAGCTATTTCATTTCCACATGACTGTACCTCCTGCGATAGGTGTGACTAGCGCACCAGCGGTGGTCTCTGTTGAATTTAAAATTAATAgggaaattgaaattttagtccCAGGAATCCTTGTTGAGGTTGATACAGGCacttgtaaataatttaaattgccTTTCACATTGTGGTCATGTCTAATATTCTG is drawn from Nicotiana tabacum cultivar K326 chromosome 22, ASM71507v2, whole genome shotgun sequence and contains these coding sequences:
- the LOC107777220 gene encoding uncharacterized protein LOC107777220, encoding MKSESPVVDRTSVTLRLQPPPPQSQPSKIILADLNVDPPDSDGNDYVPVAAVSPTSFSRVIADEIFQDKLKKDIEVADTEGKQLKKMGKCRSRMGKLDCPPDCSGADAEPDHNVQGVPSSREEKVSSLKTGLIHVARKMPKNAHSHFVLGLMYQRMGQPQKAILAYEKAEEILVRPEEEIDRPELLSLVQVHRAQCILLGTLEDCSSDEELDPEELENILAKLKEAVKSDVTQVSIWNALGIILLRTGRLQVAISVFSTLLDISPDNLDCLGNLGIACLRSGNLELSEKCFQDLLLKDQNHPTALINYAALLLYKFGSVVAGAGANALDRTTADQVIAANVARECLLAALKADSKAAHTWTNLANAYYLMGDHRSSAKCLEKAGKIEPNCLATRYAVGVHRIRDAERSQNPNEQLSWAGNEMASILREGDSTSIESPIAWAGLAMVHRAQHEIVAGFEIEHNELVEVKEHAIYSLKQAIAEDPADAVQWHQLGLHSLCSQQFRTSQKYLKAAVARRKDCTYAWSNLGISLQLSEESSPAEEVYIQALSLATSKQAHTIFSNLGNLYRQIKQYERAKAMFTKSLELQPGYAPALNNLGLVCVAEGKWEEAKNCFNKAIQADPLLDAAKSNMYKASSMFKMHTSMS